One Fulvia fulva chromosome 12, complete sequence genomic region harbors:
- a CDS encoding 3-oxoacyl-[acyl-carrier-protein] reductase, chloroplastic: protein MSFLAIEGCHAFVTGAQGGIGSAIVEELLANGCKVSAHDLRPPKEAPAEGVFTIEGDISDEASISKSIQDAVAHFGPINILCANAGITNEQSHPNIWELPLETWESVYRVNVRGTFLTIKHFLQAAIKAQESSGTELSNLAIVVTGSECGKFGQAGHAEYASGKAALQYGLVPTVKNEIVRINSKARINAVAPGWVNTDLIGDRLDDPRELYLEAQGTASLRKIAQPEDVARTVAFLASHRASGHMSGQCLSVDGGMEGRIVWREDEVMDSNFKGKKV, encoded by the exons ATGTCTTTTCTCGCCATTGAGGGCTGCCACGCGTTCGTAACCGGAGCACAAGGCGGCATCGGAAGCGCAATCGTGGAGGAGCTCTTAG CAAACGGCTGCAAAGTGTCAGCCCACGACCTCCGCCCGCCCAAAGAAGCACCAGCAGAAGGCGTCTTCACCATCGAGGGCGACATCTCAGACGAAGCCTCCATCTCAAAATCCATCCAAGACGCCGTAGCACACTTCGGCCCAATCAACATTCTCTGCGCCAATGCGGGCATCACCAACGAGCAAAGTCACCCGAACATATGGGAGCTCCCACTGGAGACCTGGGAGAGTGTCTACCGCGTCAACGTGCGAGGAACGTTCCTAACAATCAAACACTTCCTCCAAGCCGCCATCAAAGCCCAAGAAAGCTCAGGCACCGAACTCTCCAACCTCGCTATCGTAGTGACAGGCAGCGAATGCGGTAAGTTCGGCCAAGCAGGTCATGCCGAATATGCCAGTGGCAAAGCTGCATTACAGTACGGCCTTGTGCCGACTGTGAAGAATGAAATTGTACGGATCAATTCGAAGGCACGGATCAATGCTGTTGCGCCCGGGTGGGTCAACACAGATCTCATTGGTGATCGTCTGGATGACCCGCGAGAGTTGTATCTTGAGGCTCAGGGTACTGCGAGTCTGAGGAAGATTGCGCAGCCGGAGGATGTGGCGAGGACGGTTGCGTTCCTTGCTAGTCATAGGGCGAGTGGGCATATGTCTGG GCAATGCCTCAGCGTCGACGGCGGCATGGAGGGGAGGATTGTGTGGAGAGAGGATGAGGTTATGGATTCGAATTTCAAGGGCAAAAAAGTGTAG
- a CDS encoding GDP-Man:Man(3)GlcNAc(2)-PP-Dol alpha-1,2-mannosyltransferase: MLFTIMLTLCLGLLALAGVLPFALALIFRLVGNSLRSRTQSRRHILLQTCHTEEEEQAKEREQTPVPHSAPQTASSSTSLDSDWEKVNEGRAKTPKGQRTPPTSQHVDESYHGVIGFLHPFCNAGGGGERVLFAAILATQRRYPNALCVVYTGDHGASREQILTNVRNRFNIHLNPARVVFLYLTTREWVLASKYPHFTLLGQSLGSLIMGWDAITLLVPDMFVDTMGYAFVIALVKWLFPSMPTGAYVHYPTISTDMLESLHADLGSGLNAGAGKGTKGKAKQFYWECFARLYSWVGGSIDVVMTNSSWTQNHVSQLWTKARTRNKKQCPISVVYPPCAVQELHEKIPTECDKDRTKNLLYIAQFRPEKMHQTIIEAFHKFLRDHHPNTPLESRPRLVLIGSVRDDSDEKRVYKLRLQAQEVKDSVDFIVNAKWPQILEHLKSSSVGVNGMWNEHFGIGVVEYQAAGLISVVNDSGGPKVDIVVPIDGKPTGFHASTPEDFADGFAKALSLSDDEVAAMRQRARKSSWRFSEQVFREAWLGHLANLIALDHSQKERDKSK, encoded by the exons ATGCTGTTCACAATCATGCTGACCCTGTGTCTGGGCCTGCTGGCTCTCGCTGGCGTGCTGCCTTTCGCGCTTGCACTGATCTTCCGGCTGGTTGGGAACTCCCTCCGCAGCAGAACACAGAGCAGGAGGCACATCTTGCTGCAGACATGTCACACCGAAGAGGAGGAGCAAGCCAAGGAGAGGGAGCAGACACCAGTGCCGCACAGCGCACCACAGACAGCCTCGTCTTCCACATCTCTCGACTCAGACTGGGAGAAGGTGAACGAGGGACGTGCCAAGACTCCGAAGGGACAACGAACGCCTCCCACCTCCCAACATGTCGACGAGTCCTACCACGGCGTCATCGGCTTCCTCCACCCCTTCTGCAATGCCGGCGGCGGTGGAGAGCGTGTCCTCTTTGCTGCCATCCTCGCAACACAACGTCGCTACCCGAACGCCCTCTGCGTTGTCTACACCGGCGACCACGGTGCCTCTCGCGAGCAGATCCTCACCAACGTCCGCAATCGCTTCAACATCCACCTCAACCCTGCCCGCGTCGTCTTCCTCTACCTCACCACTCGCGAGTGGGTCCTTGCTTCGAAATATCCTCACTTCACACTTCTGGGACAGAGTTTGGGAAGCTTGATCATGGGCTGGGATGCAATTACTCTTCTTGTGCCAGACATGTTCGTGGACACCATGGGTTATGCTTTCGTGATTGCGTTGGTAAAGTGGCTGTTCCCGAGCATGCCAACTGGTGCATACGTTCACTACCCGACCATCAGCACGGATATGCTCGAGTCTCTACACGCCGACCTGGGCAGCGGTCTGAATGCAGGAGCAGGAAAGGGCACCAAGGGCAAAGCGAAGCAGTTCTACTGGGAGTGCTTCGCCAGACTATACTCGTGGGTTGGAGGAAGCATCGACGTGGTCATGACGAACAGTAGCTGGACACAAAATCATGTCTCGCAGCTGTGGACGAAAGCACGGACAAGAAACAAGAAGCAATGCCCGATCAGCGTCGTCTACCCACCCTGCGCTGTGCAAGAGCTACACGAGAAGATACCGACGGAATGCGACAAGGACCGCACCAAGAACCTGCTCTACATTGCACAGTTTCGACCTGAGAAGATGCACCAAACGATCATCGAAGCTTTTCACAAGTTCCTGCGAGATCATCACCCTAACACGCCTCTCGAATCACGACCTCGCCTCGTGCTGATAGGTAGTGTCCGGGACGATTCTGACGAGAAGCGCGTGTATAAGCTCCGACTGCAGGCCCAGGAAGTCAAAGACAGTGTCGACTTCATCGTCAACGCCAAGTGGCCGCAGATCCTGGAACATCTCAAGTCGAGCTCGGTGGGCGTTAACGGCATGTGGAATGAGCACTTTGGAATCGGCGTGGTGGAGTATCAAGCAGCTGGTCTGATCTCGGTGGTGAATGACTCTGGCGGACCAAAGGTGGATATCGTGGTGCCGATCGATGGGAAGCCGACAG GCTTTCACGCCTCCACGCCGGAGGACTTTGCGGACGGCTTTGCCAAAGCGTTGTCGTTGTCGGACGATGAAGTAGCAGCGATGCGCCAACGAGCACGTAAGAGCAGTTGGCGCTTCTCCGAGCAGGTCTTCCGCGAGGCGTGGCTGGGCCACCTTGCGAACCTGATTGCTCTCGATCACTCTCAGAAGGAGAGAGATAAGTCGAAGTAG
- a CDS encoding Allergen Asp f 7, with the protein MFTNSILAVSGALLSVVAAVPMAGEHHQHHQHHARDYVWETKVQEVVVTVPVTKTVWVEPGEAVPTHHGKASPPPAYGQSSSASTTAPAAPAYTPKSSSSAPAAPAYTPQPSSSSKAPVAPAYTPLASTSTSVYVAPTPSTTAPTAPAYTAPSSSAPAAPAYTAPSSGSGSGSSGSNGLTGMAASGTEYTGDLTYYAVGLGACGITSTEDEKIVAISEKIFDAYNNGNPNLNPLCGKFVTITGNDGSEYKAKIVDRCPGCDEGSLDLPQSFFNTCTSNGDGRVSGMKWKFD; encoded by the coding sequence ATGTTTACCAACAGCATCCTCGCCGTCTCCGGCGCCCTCCTCTCTGTGGTCGCAGCTGTGCCAATGGCCGGCGAGCACCATCAGCACCACCAACACCATGCGCGCGACTATGTCTGGGAGACGAAGGTCCAGGAGGTCGTCGTCACCGTGCCAGTGACGAAGACTGTTTGGGTCGAGCCCGGCGAGGCCGTCCCAACTCACCATGGAAAAGCCAGTCCTCCTCCTGCATACGGCCAGTCAAGCTCTGCGAGCACCACTGCTCCAGCAGCTCCAGCCTACACCCCAAAGTCGAGCAGCTCTGCGCCAGCCGCACCAGCATACACACCACAGCcaagcagcagcagcaaagcTCCAGTCGCTCCAGCCTATACTCCACTAGCCAGCACAAGCACATCTGTTTACGTTGCTCCAACTCCAAGCACGACTGCTCCAACAGCGCCAGCATACACCGCACCCTCCAGCTCTGCCCCAGCCGCCCCAGCCTACACTGCCCCATCATCTGGCTCTGGCTCTGGCTCATCGGGCAGCAACGGCCTCACCGGCATGGCCGCTTCTGGCACCGAGTACACGGGCGACCTGacctactacgccgtcggcCTCGGCGCATGCGGTATTACCAGCACTGAAGATGAGAAGATCGTCGCCATCTCCGAGAAGATCTTCGACGCCTACAACAACGGCAACCCCAACCTGAACCCACTCTGCGGCAAGTTCGTCACCATCACTGGAAACGACGGCTCCGAGTACAAAGCTAAGATCGTCGACCGATGCCCAGGCTGTGATGAGGGATCCCTCGACCTCCCCCAGTCCTTCTTCAACACCTGCACGAGCAACGGTGATGGTCGCGTCAGCGGCATGAAGTGGAAGTTCGACTAA
- a CDS encoding Peptidoglycan deacetylase-like protein FGM2: MAQNKPKNKLLIAWSIDFDAISGWLGTGQHHSNSTADYSSGYFSAHVGVPRLLKLFQKLQIADKVTWCIPGHSIETFPSQTKAIVESGAEIALHGYAHESASQMTAEQERDVLVKYMDLVEGLTGTRVKGYRAPLYQLKERNISLLQEHDFLWDSSLSHHDSATYFLPKDPAPIDPIDFNPETKAEQWMHPTPDFASLPKSNLVEIPCNWYMEDMTPLQFFPNTPNSAGYEIEEGREDLVVYSIVVHPDTSGMAHVVGMVERFLMWVLDHGEDVAEFRTCGSIAKEFREREQGREGR; encoded by the exons ATGGCACAGAACAAGCCCAAAAACAAACTCCTCATCGCCTGGTCCATCGACTTTGACGCCATCTCTGGCTGGCTCGGCACAGGCCAACACCACTCCAACAGCACAGCAGACTACAGTTCCGGCTACTTCAGCGCCCACGTAGGAGTGCCCCGTCTCCTCAAACTCTTCCAAAAATTGCAGATCGCCGACAAAGTTACCTGGTGTATCCCTGGCCACAGCATCGAAACCTTTCCATCCCAGACGAAAGCCATTGTAGAAAGCGGAGCAGAAATCGCGCTCCATGGCTATGCTCATGAGTCGGCCAGCCAGATGACGGCGGAGCAGGAGCGGGATGTGTTGGTGAAGTATATGGACCTCGTCGAGGGTTTGACGGGGACGAGAGTGAAGGGCTATAGAGCGCCGCTTTATCAGTTGAAGGAGCGGAATATCTCGCTTCTCCAAGAACATGACTTTCTATGGGATTCAAGCCTCTCTCATCACGATAGTGCGACTTACTTTCTACCGAAGGACCCGGCACCAATCGACCCTATCGACTTCAACCCGGAGACGAAGGCAGAACAGTGGATGCATCCGACGCCTGACTTCGCATCGTTGCCGAAGAGCAACTTGGTAGAGATCCCATGCAATTGGTATATGGAAGATATGACTCCGCTACAGTTCTTCCCAAACACGCCTAATTCTGCTGGGTAT GAGATTGAGGAGGGGAGGGAGGATTTGGTGGTGTATAGTATTGTGGTCCATCCAGATACGAGTGGGATGGCGCATGTTGTTGGGATGGTTGAGAGGTTCTTGATGTGGGTGTTGGACCATGGGGAGGATGTTGCGGAGTTTAGGACTTGTGGGAGTATTGCTAAGGAGTTTAGAGAGAGGGAGCAGGGGAGAGAAGGGAGATGA